Below is a window of Tolypothrix bouteillei VB521301 DNA.
AGAGTATTTGTTACCGATTACACAATGTGTAGAGCGGCACAAGTAACGATTCTACACCAGACCTATGCCTAACGGAATAGAACCGCGAACGAGTTGGTATAAGGCTTCTAGCGAGCTAGCTAACATATAATCAATGATAATAATTGAAAAAATCAATAAGGGCAAAGCTGATGGCATTGGTTCTAATTATCGACGATGCAGCGTTTTCTCGCAGAATGATCCGCAAGTTTTTGCAAGGTGATGGCTATGAAATCATTGAAGCAACTAATGGACGTGAAGGATTAGAAATGGTTTACAACCACAAGCCCAACTGCGTATTAGCAGATCTTTTAATGCCAGATATGAATGGATTTGAATTTCTTGAGGCTTTACAAAAAGAAGGATTAAAAATCCCCACAATTATCATCTCAGCTGATATCCAAGAAGGGTCGCGCAATCAAAGTTATAATTTAGGGGCAGTTAACTTTATTAACAAACCGCCCAAAGCAAATGAATTGCGAGAGGCGGTTCAGCAAGTTATTAATGTGAAGGAATAAAGCTCCCATGAATGTGACAGCAGATCAACTAGATGCCTTACAAGAATTGATTAATATTGGCGTTGGTCGGGCAGCTAGTCTACTCAATGAGATGATAGAGGCTCACATTTGTTTGGAAATTCCGTTTGTAAAAGTTTTGACTGCTTCACAAGCCTATCAAGAATTGGCAACACGATTCGAGCATGATAGTTTGGCGGCTGTAAGACTGGGTTTTACTGGCTCGTTTTATGGTACGGCTGGCTTAATTTTTCCAACTGAAAGCGCATCAACATTGGTTGCAGTCCTGACTAATGAAGAACCAGGTTCGGCTGACTTAGATGCCGTCAAAATTGGTACGCTGAGCGAAATTGGCAATATTGTGATTAATGGGGTGATGGGTTCCATCGGCAATGTACTCAGGCAGCACCTGAATTACACGTTGCCTGTTTACTTAGAAGATACGATTGATAATTTATTGTTATCTACAAATGTAAGTAACTCACAAATTATACTTGCACAAGCACGCTTCACAATTAAACAATTAGAAATTATTGGAGATATTATTTTAGTTTTTGAGGTCAGTACATTTGAGGCGTTAATTAATGTGATTGATGGGGAAATTGGAGTAGCTTAAACACAGAAGAAATATTAAATTTTGGAGCAGTAGAATATTAAAATCGGTCTGATGAAATGAGAAAAGAAATTGAGCAAGCACAGGAAAAGTTTAGCCTTTTAGATCGAATTCCTTTGGGAAATTTTATATTGCACTCAGATCGCACAGTGTTATTTTGGAACTGCTGCTTAGAGGAATGGACAAAAATTCCAAGAAGTAAGATTTTAGGAAATTCAATTTATGAATATTTTCCTCATCTAAATCAACCTCGTTACGCCAGTCGCTTGCACCAAATTTTTGAAGGTGGACCTCCTACAATCTTTTCTTCTCAATTGCATAAATATGTCATTCCCGTGCCTGTAGCACAGGATAAATATCGCATTCAACACACAACAGTAACAGCTGTACCTGCATTGTTCGGAGATGATTTTTATGCTCTTTTCTCAATTCAAGATGTCACAGATTTAACGTTTCGAGTTCAGGAATATAGGAACTTGCGAGACCAAGCATTGGCTGTAGCGGAAGAACGCCAACGGGCAAAAGAAGTGGCAGAAACAGCAAACCGCATCAAAGATGAATTTCTCGCCATAGTTTCTCACGAACTTCGTTCTCCTCTGAATCCTATTTTGGGTTGGGCAAAGCTCCTTAAAAAACGTTCGTTGAATGAGGTTGCTAGCTTGCGTGCTATTGAAACCATCGAACGCAATGCCGAGCTACAGGTGCAATTGATTGACGATCTGTTAGATATTTCTCGCATTCTTCGGGGCAAACTCGCACTTAATTTAGAAATCGTGAATCTTACTTCTATTATTGAAGCGGCTTTAGAGACAGTGCGATTGGCAGCAGAAGCAAAATCAATTCAAATGAATTTGAATTTAGACGCAAAAATTGGACGGGTAAAGGGTGATAGCAATCGTCTTCAACAAGTTATTTGGAATCTGCTTTCTAACGCAGTCAAATTCACACCCATTGGTGGCGAGGTAGAAGTCTACTTAGAACAAATTGGTTCTGAGGTACAAATCAGCGTCAGGGATACAGGTCAGGGTATTAGTTCTGAGTTTTTGCCACACGTATTTGAGTATTTCCGTCAAGCCGATAGTAGCATCACCCGCAGGTCAGGTGGACTGGGGCTGGGTTTGGCAATTGTACGCAAGCTTGTCGAGTTACATGGTGGTAGAGTTTGGGCAGAGAGCTTTGGCGAAGGACAAGGCGCGACATTTACAGTTTGTTTACCAGCGCTGCAACAAGGTCAGGAGTTGGTACGGAAAGATAACAACAAGGTTCTTAACAATTCGTATCCCTTCTCAATGCTCTGCAATCCCTTAGAAGGGATACGAGTGTTAGTTGTGGATGATGAGGTTGATACACGCGAGTTTCTAGCCTTTCTATTGGAACAGCAGGGAGCAATTGTCACAACAGCGACATCAGCCCGTGAAGCACTTGCTGAAATAGCAAGGTCAAAACCAGATTTGCTGTTGAGCGATATAGGTATGCCAGAAGTTGATGGTTATTCTTTGATCCAGAAACTGCGATCGCTTAGCGCCAGTCAAGGAGGAAAAATTCCTGCCATCGCCCTCACTGCTTATGCTGGAGAAGCGACACAACAACAAGTTTTAACAGCCGGATTTCAATTGTATCTTGCTAAACCAGCGGATCCTTCTAAATTGGTAACTGCAATTGCAGCACTCGTTCAAAAGTTTTAGTCAATAGAAGCCACTCCGGTTGGGAATGCAGACTGCAAGGCTCCGCCTCCCATGGCAAATTGAGCATAGGAGGCGGAGCCACCGGATCGAGGTGAGGAGTCAGACCTATGATTCGCCAACAGCATCCTCGCAGAAGTTGGGAATCTAGACCGACAACTGACTCAAGCGTCAACTAAATTACGGGTTGAGGCTAATAGAATTTTCCTCTACCAAGGTAGGGACAGTTTCCGCTTTCACAATTGGATGTGTGATTGATTGCAAAATGGGAGTGTTAGCAACCGAATTGTTAGCCACCGTGAAGATGGGATTTGATAAAATTCCAATGACGGAAGTAGCAATTAACGTCGCAATTAGTCCTACCTGTATCGGTCTGTAACCTGGTAGATTCCAACGCACCTCTGGATAATTCTTAACTGCGTCAGACATCTCATGAGGTTCCTTAACTACCATCATTCTGACAACACGAATATAATAGTAGATGGAAACCACAGTAGTGATTAAGCCAAGTAAGACTAAACCGTACTGTCCGGCTTGCCAACCAGCCCAGAACAAGTAGATTTTACCGAAAAATCCGGCGAGTGGTGGGATACCACCAAGTGATAGTAAAGCAATA
It encodes the following:
- a CDS encoding ATP-binding protein; protein product: MRKEIEQAQEKFSLLDRIPLGNFILHSDRTVLFWNCCLEEWTKIPRSKILGNSIYEYFPHLNQPRYASRLHQIFEGGPPTIFSSQLHKYVIPVPVAQDKYRIQHTTVTAVPALFGDDFYALFSIQDVTDLTFRVQEYRNLRDQALAVAEERQRAKEVAETANRIKDEFLAIVSHELRSPLNPILGWAKLLKKRSLNEVASLRAIETIERNAELQVQLIDDLLDISRILRGKLALNLEIVNLTSIIEAALETVRLAAEAKSIQMNLNLDAKIGRVKGDSNRLQQVIWNLLSNAVKFTPIGGEVEVYLEQIGSEVQISVRDTGQGISSEFLPHVFEYFRQADSSITRRSGGLGLGLAIVRKLVELHGGRVWAESFGEGQGATFTVCLPALQQGQELVRKDNNKVLNNSYPFSMLCNPLEGIRVLVVDDEVDTREFLAFLLEQQGAIVTTATSAREALAEIARSKPDLLLSDIGMPEVDGYSLIQKLRSLSASQGGKIPAIALTAYAGEATQQQVLTAGFQLYLAKPADPSKLVTAIAALVQKF
- a CDS encoding response regulator, encoding MALVLIIDDAAFSRRMIRKFLQGDGYEIIEATNGREGLEMVYNHKPNCVLADLLMPDMNGFEFLEALQKEGLKIPTIIISADIQEGSRNQSYNLGAVNFINKPPKANELREAVQQVINVKE
- a CDS encoding chemotaxis protein CheC translates to MNVTADQLDALQELINIGVGRAASLLNEMIEAHICLEIPFVKVLTASQAYQELATRFEHDSLAAVRLGFTGSFYGTAGLIFPTESASTLVAVLTNEEPGSADLDAVKIGTLSEIGNIVINGVMGSIGNVLRQHLNYTLPVYLEDTIDNLLLSTNVSNSQIILAQARFTIKQLEIIGDIILVFEVSTFEALINVIDGEIGVA